In Peromyscus leucopus breed LL Stock chromosome 9, UCI_PerLeu_2.1, whole genome shotgun sequence, the sequence GCTTCAAGATTCTGACATTTCCATATAAGATTGTGATGTACAAATATGTTGGAGCATGGTCATTGTTGTTCTGCAATTCACAAAACCTGTGGCCACATGTTGAACATGTTTGGGACTCTACACTCATTTAAAATAACTCAATAATATCAAAGACCTCCTAGGAGCCTCCTATAACTTTTTTCAAggcttctttcatttctttatttcggAGGCTGTAGATCATGGGGTTGAAGAAGGGAGTCAAAACTGAATAGAACAAAGTTGTGAACTTTTGCATGCCCTTTGCTTGTCCTGATCCCGGACTTACATATGTTATCATGACTGAGccataaaatagagctacaacaGCCAGGTGTGATGAACAGGTGGAGAAAGCCTTCTTTGAGCCCGCAGCCGAGGGCATCCGTATCACAGCCCTCAGCACTAAGGTATATGAACcaataatgtaaaaaaatgtaGCAAAGATGAGGAGGGAGCTCATAGTGCCGCAGATGAGAACAGTGCCTGGGATTGGGACACAGGCTGAAGCTAGATCCAACAAAGGACTGAGGTCACAAAGAAAGTCATCAATCACATTTGGGCCACAAAATGGCAGTTGAGTGATGAGCATCACTGGGATAAGAAACCAGAGGAAGCCATAGACCCAGCAAAATATGATCAGGTTGCCACAGAACCTCGTGGTCATGACAGTGGGGTAGTGCAGTGGGCGGCAGATTGCCAGGAACCTGTCATAGGCCATGatagagagaaataaacattCAGTTGTCCCCAGGGAGAAGAAGAAGTACAACTGGAGTAAGCATCGAGTGAAGGAGATGGTTTTGGTTGTGGAGAGTAAGTTGACCAGCATGTTTGGCACATCAGAGTTGACGTAGCATATCTCTAGGAAGGCGAAGTTGGCCAGCAGAATGTACATGGGAGTATGGAGCCGCTGATCCCAGTGCACTGCATATACAATCGCCATATTTCCGAGCAAAGTGAAAACGTAAACCATAAAGAatatggagaaaaggaagatcTGTATTTCTCTGCGGCAAGAGAAGCCTAAGAGGATGAAGTGACTCACAGTGTGGGAAGTATTTCTGTCTGAGGTCATTGTCTTCTAGTCTGTGAAGATTACAGATTAAGAAGTTATGTTTCCTGACTCCTCTTCAAGAGAGTACATACACATTCCAGCTATGGGTCAGGGCATCcaaaacagtgttttctatttGTTGTTTAATTGAACACCCCAATAACATTGTTGTTGAGataatctatatatttatattcataattaTAAACCACTGGTCAGTCAAAATAGTATATATCAATAATCTCGTGAAACCTTTTTGAAacatatttcttctttcattccttaGTGTATAGTTAATCTTGGAGAACACTGGTTTCAACAACTCAGAAAAATTTCTGGCACAAGTTAAACTGATATCTCAACATCTctcttaattcacctataaagaTGAGAAtatatttggttttctgagacaaggtctcaccatgtagcccatgctgtcttggatctcactctgaagaccaggttgaccttgaactcacagagatctacctgcctctgactcctgagtgctgggattgaagacttacgccaccactgcccagctaatataATTTAAACAATACCAAGGAGAGAAAATGAGGTTTAAGATTCCATATGCCACCTCCTTGTCTAGGCTCTAGCCCAGTGATTCTCCATGACCTTTCCATCAAATACCTTCTTCCAGACCTACCAGATAAAGCCCAGGTCCCACATAACTACCCAGGTCCAGTCTGACCAACTCCTTCTATGCATCAGCCATCTTCTTGGTTTCAACCAGGAGCCACCCTACCTGCCACCACAAACAGGTCCCTTCTGCAATGCATCCAACCTCTCCACCCATTCAGATCTCCCaactcctccttcccctcccccctcctcctcggGATAGCCTAGTGAGTCTTCCTGATCTGCCTATCCACACCCTTTCTCCAAAATGCCATGTCTATCCCAGGTCCCATATTCAGTGTCCTGGCTTAGTCTAGCCACACTTATCAGCATTTGCTGGACTCTCCCTACAAATCTGCCAAACCACAGACCCTTCTATGACACGTCCAACCTGATTGCCCTGGTTCTGAGCAACAACATGATATCCAAGATGAaaaatggttcattttctggattggacctcctTGAAAGAACTCTATGGTCTGTGCTGCTCCTGGAGGCCACTTTGGTATCCGTGGTCTGCTGCCCAGGCTGTACTGAAGCCCCAGGTTCATGTGGATGTCCGTGATGTGGGTGTCTGTAGGATGCTGCAGGATGGTCCTACAGCAGCCAGGAgttgtgttgatgtccatggcctgtgttaccactgaaggccatttgaatttctgtggtctgtgctgcagcctgaagccatgttgatgttcttggcctgtgctgccaccgaGGGCTATGATGGTGTCTGCGACCTGTGCAGTGGCAaaggctgtgttgatgtctgtggtctgcactgccaccagagaccatgctgaggtctgtGTGGCGCGTGCTCACACCAGAGGCTAAGTGGATGTTTGTGGTTCATGCTTTTGCCAGAAACCATATGTATATCTAtgatccatttttctgttgactgtaaagggcaaggaagctacttGCTGCAAGCTGCAAAAATacacaaagtaggatttcagctgctTATGACAAAGTTAATACCTGGAAGAaaccaagggccttccagaggtcaagcttgaggctcaaggagccttggtgatatttgggttttgattatcagctgtttcctgctatgagtttcttgtgtactattgtagcttttccttcatttattgggcaccatttcccctctactaaaggaatatttagataaccttgtgcgctgacagctatgttcagccagaaccccagttcaagcctccctgtaattagcGTCATTGGCAGTAGCGGACCAGTTCCATCCCCAGACAGAGGAAAAGTACCTtgtcagagatacctctgtactctctaagaacagatttaagtgtccagactacctgtttgagaaagcctggtggatgtgccaagtAAGCTTAACTCTCTCCTTTctcaaatcttacctctagttccagatctccctctaACTATCACCAAAGGAATCTAGcagtacacaggttgcctagcgaccgagCACACCTACTtacccccaccctgcagaaaaatggcagatagcttggacagataggagccacaggaaaaaaggagacagttttattttatctcattgacttatagattcttaacattttgtaccaatcacgtttaagattacAGTTGaacacataagatccctcttcttagatattacctgaatttagcctttagttaattcatttccccattggtcacttccctgtGGGGTTGCAAAtaataattaatggttattgcttctctatgtgattcttatcacccctctgtttgaccctggaagtctggctttgcactgccaaggattactgcttgtaagtgtatgtATGCCGGGACTCCCAGGGCTTGGGAAGGATGgagaagatttggaagaataaatgactggactaagagctcggtgtgctgagattctatttcttgaaaatagtccttgccgttagtagttctctctcctgagcccttgggatgtataatattaaggctggtccatctaatattatacaagagctACTTTTGCCATGGTATTGATGACTTCAggctcacagttgagaaagagggacatagaaAGCTTCTGTGACAATTCTTATCCCTactgcctgccctccctccctcgcaAGGAACAGCCTAGACAGAAAAACATCGAAGAGGACTCTTAAAAACTGTGAAAAGGAGAGTGTAGCTCTCTACAACTGATGGCTTCTCACTGAGGTGCATGTGAGgagggactcagttttctttaaaggactggccactgggagtttgatcaTGTTCCAGTGAATATATGGGCAACACCAAttggacttttatttttatttttttttctttttttgtggggggaggtCACAAGGGTGGGGGATAGACCTGTGAGGAATGGGAAGTGAGTTGCTAATGACAAGATACTATATATTTCTatcagaaaacttctagaaatgataatcaaattcagcaatgtggcaggatacagaatcaacttGAACAAATCAAAATCTTTTCTATACACTGCCAACGAATACATAGATATGGAGATCACGAATGGACACTCATTCATGGTAGcctcaaggaaaataaaatatcaaggaAGTGAAGGACCTCTCCAGTGAAAACATTAAACCCCTGAGGAAAAAGATAGAAACTGGAAAATGGAAAACTATCCTATGCTCACAGATGAGCAGAAGTAATATTGTGAAAATTGCCACTTTTCTAAAAAgatatttacagattcaatgcaatcacaaTCAAAATACTCATCTTATTCTTCATATAaatggaacaacaacaaaacaacctatCCTAAAATTcttatggaaccacaaaagaccccagaaagCCAAGACAATCCTGATGAAAGAGAACAAAGCTGCAGGGATTACCGTTTCAGATCCTAAGATAAACAGCAGAGCTATAGAAATACACAATATGGCACTGGCACAAAAACAAGgcagaccaatggaacaaaaccCAAGATCCAAACATGAGTGCACCCAACTTCAGCCATTTGACAAAGATCATAGTCTGGATAAGATAAATTATCTTCAACAGATGATTCTTGGAAAAGTGGGTGCCCACATATAGAAAACGAAATTAGACCAGTATCCACCACCTTGCACACAAACAACtccaatggatcaaagacctaaatcctaaacctgaaacactgaaactgcaAGGAGAAAATATGACGTTTGTGCAGGAAAAGCttcctgaataggactccatttgcccaagaatttaggccaacaattgacaagtgaGACCTCAACACTGAAAAGTGAAGGAAGCAGTCTACCAGGAAAATGGGAAGCCCAGAGAATGGAAGAGAATTTTTGTTAGCTATTCTCCTGGCAGAGatttaatatctagaatatataaataactcaaaaggtaaataataaaaatagcaaatgacTTCTTAGAAAAATGGGCTTGGGACCTGACTCTGGAGTttgcaaaagaataaaacaaaatggttaagaaatattttttaaaaatgcacatcGTCCCTAGCAATTAGAGAAACAATGCAAATCACAACAACTTgtagatttcatcttaccccatcAGGATGCCAAAGATCAACAAAATGACCTGCAGCACCTGTTGGAGGGAATATAGGTGAAAGGGAACCCTCCTCAGTCACTGTTCACGGAATTGCACAATGGTGTAGCTACTGTGTAAATCAGTGTGGAGGATTCTCAGCTAAAGTTAAATCTGCCATACTACGTCACTCCTTGGCAAatgcccaaaggacttgacatccCACTCTACAGATACTTGcttagccatgttcattgctgctctgttcataaaAGCTAGGAAATTGAAACATCCTAAGCGTCCTTCATCCAATAAAAATGGATGATGAGAAtttggtacatatacactatagAATACCTCTgatgtgtagagcaggctggccttgaacttgcctctgcttcctcctgagTGTCAGAGTTACAGACTCACACATCAGTTTTCTTTCTACTCTCTCACTTTGTCCTCCTTTGGAGTGGGACCACCCTTTGTCTCTGTTCTAATCATGGCCATCTTTGGCCCTGTCTTACATTTCGTTGCTCTGTAGTTGTTTATTGGCCTAGATCATTTCAAACTTCAGCTAAGTTTTCAGAGAGCATACTATATTCTGGTAATCTTATCAATACAATGAAcattttataacatatatttatatacctgcatggtaaaatatatttaaaatcagaaatactattcattttaaataaaatcaagggacactttaataaatgaaatttcaCTGAATAGTGTGGGTACTATATCAGTAATCTAATTTATATATGAAGCTTATTAATTTAAATacgaaaatataattttatctcatttttaaattagaaaagatgAATAACCAGGAAAACAGGAATCTGGTGCTGTTCAACATACAATGAAATGATATTCAGCAAAACTGTTGGAAGGGAATGTCAACTTGTAAAAAAAGCTTTCTGCCAGACAGTTTAGAACaaccagagattaaaaaaaatcagaaacattgAATAAAATCAGAGAgggagaaataataaataaactcacTTTTAAAGTCTGTCAGAACTCCCGGGCAGCCCTGTTAACATGCAGAATCCGAGTTAAAGCAATCAACAAGCAGAAAATGGTGGTTCTTTGTGTGGCAAAGGTTTATGTAGTTCTTCGTATTTAACAGAGTTCTTCACCTGTTAAgagtttatttagttttttttaaatacattttttttgtagaaaaagTAAATGATACCAAGTTATAGAAATATGGAAAGAAGCGGttcggtggtagcacacgcctttaattccagcacttaagaggcaaaggcaggtggatctctgtgaatttgaggctagcctggtctactgagtgagttccaggacagccaggactgtttacacagagaaatcctgtctcaaaaaaccaaaactgggaaaaaagaaatacagaaagaaacaaaactgaaaattaatAGCAGTGAGTATTACTGTTGAGATGACagattacttttttctttctacatgTCTATGCCTCAgaacattttaatgaatatattactaaatattgTTTGTtattaagtgtattttttttataatctgaAAAAACTCATTATACAACCATGATTTTGAAAGAACTTACCTTTTCCAAGTACATTTTGTGATCTTTGCTGTTTCTAGAATGTGGAAAACTGCGAGGAAGACCTTCCTTGAGTCAGGTTTGACTTACCATGGGGGATACTATCACCCCTTCATTTGCTGCTTAGATTTCAAGGTGATAAAGGTTGAGGTAGAAGGGTGCCAGCGGAGCATCCTAAAGGCTTTATTTGACTTTTGAGTGACCAATATCATTTCATAAACACAAAGATTAGAAGTCAAGTTTCAATACGTCATTGTAACACTTCAGGGTGTGATGCCCATTGGTTTCTGAATAAGTCACTGTAATGCTATAGGGAGTGATGTGTAACCTCCCTGCAAACAGGCATTGTGCCCTCATTCTAGGTTTCTTTCCTAAGAGAAACAAAAACGTAAATGCATTAGTAAGTTTACATCAGTAAGTCGAATTTGGAGGAGAATGGTAAAGGTTAGAAGAAAGATCACAAAGCCGTAATAACAGAGAAGATTGAGTGACAGAGATATAACCAGTTTCAATGTGCTCTTTTGCATTTTTAGTTGATGCAACCTGTGAGTAACGGTCCATTTTAAAGCCATAACTGTCGGGTAGAAAGGTTCTTTCGTAAACTCACATTTCCATGTTGCAATTGTAATATGGATTTTCCACGTTCATTTACGGAGTAGGGATATCTGTTCTTTGTTGAGGCCATGGGCTCAGGCACTGACTGAGAATAAGGACCATGTCTTCAGATGAGCAGGCCTCTCCTCTTAATCCCCTCTGTTCTCAGAGCTCTGTCCCTTGGGTTTACATTTGGAAGGCatttgagttttttatttctagttgGAGAATATGTTCTCTCATTTCTGCTAGCAAAGGTAATAATGAAAACTTGGGTTATTTGCTTGTCCCTGGTGAGGCTATTGTTGGACCAAAGCCAATTTACTTAATAAAGGGTTCTCTTTGTTGAAATTGTCTTAGGGGAGTGGACACTACCACAGGGACCCATTCTTTTGACAAATTTGTTTCATATATCTGATACACTTATTCTTATATTGGAGCAAGGATTCTTTCATCTGAACTTCTGAACCACATTTTCTGTTCAAGGGAAAGTCtgcttcatttaattatttttaaatttattacatgAATCCAAAAGTCTGTGTTCAGAATTGACCTATGTGTCATACGGACAATCGACATTTGTTAAAAGCTTGTTACATGTCATGTACTGAGAGGAAGAATAtctatgaataaaaattttaattgccataataataataatccatgaTCTAGTTCTAAACTAGTgctttattttatagatgaagtcATTGACGCTTAGATAAATCAAATAATTTGCTGAAGATGTCACATCTCATGCATGGAAGGCCAACATCTGAATTTGGTTCCTTCTGACAGAGAACTTAAATTCTTAAACATTAAATCATTCATCCTAGATTTTgacttggaaaagaaagaaaacaatattgaTTTTTTGAAGTAGGCtgtgatagttaatcttgattgtcaacttgattgaacCTGGAATAAACTACAAGACAACTCAGGGAAAGTATGTGAAGGCATTCCAGGTACATACCTAGATTAGGGAGAACACTTTCCCACAGAGGGTAGTACCTTCCAGCAGCAGTCTATATGTAAAGACATCCCAGGAAAAAACACTACTGCCATGCCTTTCCACCTTCACATCTTACTGGTAAGTAATCTATCCTGTTGCTGATGACTCCATCACCATCCTTCACTGCTATTGGAACTCAGGTTCTAGTACGGACTAAAGACCAGTAGTTCAGGTACTAGGGATGGTCAGCTGAAGGGTGCAGtttggagtcaccagccagatgcagaaggagcaggagatgaacatgccatgctaataaaggtaccaccatgtgacAGAGTACAAATAAGGAATATggattaacttaaaatataagagctagttaataataaaccTATGCTATTGgcccagcatttataattaatattaagcctcttgtggttacttgggagcaactgccaggacacagaaaaacttggtCTACACACCCCttatcccactgttaggagtctcataaAAACTCCAAGTTAAACAACCAAAGCACGTAATCAAAGGACTTATTGTAGACCCATACAGGGTCTATATTTgttgcttcagtctttgtgagatcctatgaaccctgcttagttgattctatgatctatgttcttctggtgtcctagAGCCCTCTAGCTCCTATGatccttcttcctgctcttctgtgGGATTTCCTTGAGCTCATCTATTTGTCTGTGagtctctgcctctgttcccatCAGCTTCTGGAAGAATTCTCTCTAATGATTGTGCTAGGCACTGATTCtgggtctctgggccatccagctttCAGTTCCTGGCCATCTGGACAGTTTGGAGCACAGACTCTCTCTTGTGATGTGAGCCTCAATTTAGAgcagtcattgattggccactcccacaagctctggaccacctttaccccagcatatcttgcaggcaggataggttgtaggttgaaggttttgtagctgggtttgtGTTCCAGTCCCACCACCAGatgccttgcctggttacagaagagtCCAGTTCAGCCTCCATATCCTCCATGACAGTAGATTtctttttcatacagtatattctaattTCCTTCAGGCCCTCCCCATTTCCCTACCCACTCAAATCCACAGTGTTTCTTTCCCTTGCTCATTAGAACATAAACCATTATGATATCTAAAAGATATGATAATAAAAtaggataaaattaaaataagaatacataataataaaataggacaaaacaaacaaataaacaaacaaacataagggaaaaaagccaaagaaaaagcacaagaaacacatgtaagcacagagaaacacatattcccACACACAAAACTcgcataaaaacacaaaactagaaacCATAATATGTACATGAAGCACGtgtacaattgaaaaaaaaaagccccgaCAAAGTATTatgaaacaaagaacctccaaaaatgctATTGAGTTTGTGTTGGCTATCTATTGCTAGGCATGGGGCCTAGTCTTAATTGTGATTTGTATACCCAGTAAGACTCTGTTCAATATCTGATTAGAATTTCAGGTCTATTCCGTGAGCTAGGTAGGACCCATCCCTTATGCTGTTCgcatggccaagaacctgagactagataggtctgAGACCTGGGGacaaccaaatactactgttctgctaaaggaatgtaatgataaaatgactcctaatgacattctgctgtactcatagataaGCTCCTTGCTCACCCATCATTAGAGAGTCTTCCTCCTTCAGTAGTTGGGAACAAAGACCTACACCTGGAAAATGTACAGTGAGTAAAAGACCTTGgaactcagccctaa encodes:
- the LOC114695980 gene encoding olfactory receptor 11H6-like; the encoded protein is MTSDRNTSHTVSHFILLGFSCRREIQIFLFSIFFMVYVFTLLGNMAIVYAVHWDQRLHTPMYILLANFAFLEICYVNSDVPNMLVNLLSTTKTISFTRCLLQLYFFFSLGTTECLFLSIMAYDRFLAICRPLHYPTVMTTRFCGNLIIFCWVYGFLWFLIPVMLITQLPFCGPNVIDDFLCDLSPLLDLASACVPIPGTVLICGTMSSLLIFATFFYIIGSYTLVLRAVIRMPSAAGSKKAFSTCSSHLAVVALFYGSVMITYVSPGSGQAKGMQKFTTLFYSVLTPFFNPMIYSLRNKEMKEALKKVIGGS